TTGGCCGCTATACCCACGAGCGTGTCCCTTATGTTCCTGCCGGCGTAGAAGACGTAGGCGTGCTCACCCTCGTCGGCCATGCCCCAGTTCTGGATTATGAACTTCCTGGCCTCTATCTGCTCCCTCTTGTAGTCGTCGAGCATCTTCCTGGCCTTCCTGTAGGCATCTTCGTCGCCGAGGCATATCGCAACGCCCAGCGTTCCGGCGTTCAGCCTCCCGGTGGCGTTGAGGAGCGTGGCGAACTCCCTCGCCTCGTGTCTCGGATCGCCTTCGGGATAGAGGGGACTTATCACCACGTCGCCTATGAGCCTGTCTATCGTCTCCTTGGGGGCACCGTGCTTTATGAGGTGTATCACAAGGGCGTCGTGGAGCTTCCTCTTCTCCTCCTCACGAAGCTGCCAGTACCTCATCTCCGGGTCGAAGCCCCTGGCGCGGAGCCACTCTATGGCGTTCCTCTCGTCGCCTGTTATCCCTGGAATCTCGGGATTGGTTGAGTAAGCCAGCATCTGGTAGAGGGGTCTGCTCTCCCTTCCGAAGAGCCTGAGCTCCTTCCGCACCTCGAGTATTCCTAGCTTTTTGCCGTCCTCGAGTATCTCAAGGTTCAGCCCGTGGAACGTCCCGTCTATCTCCTGCATATCGCCGACAGCGCCCACGATTGCTATGTAGGCCAAATCTCTGTTTTTCTCGTTCATCTCCCTCGCCACGAAGTAGGCAACACCGGAACCGCTCAGGTCGCGGACGCTGTTGGCCCCGAAGGGGACGGGGTTCACGAGGACGTGGGATTCGGTGGAAAACTCGCTCTTTTCCGGCGGGTGGTGGTCGGCAACGACAACCGTTGCGAAGTCGAGGTGCTTCTCTATCAGTTCAATCGAGCCGCTTCCAAGGTCGCTGAAGACGTATATCCTGTGCCTCTCACTTGCCAATTCCTTTATCAGCTCCTCGCTGAGCTGCTTGACTATGCTGAGCTGAAAGCTCCCTCCTTCCCTAGCAACGGCCTTCGCTAAAATCGCGCCCGCGGTGATTCCGTCGGCGTCGCGGTGGGAGATGAGCCTTATGGTGTGCCCTAGCTCGATGTGCATCTTGATTAGCTCTGCCCCTTCCCTGGCCCGCTCCAAAAACGGCCCCCTATCCACGAGGCATCACCGGGTAAGAAGAAGGAAAGGGATCAGCGGACCAGGAGCTTGGCCTGCTCCGGATCGTAGCGCCACTTCGCCGGCAGCTTGCCGGTTCTCCTGTAGTACTTGACGAGACGCCTTATCTTGCTCTCGGTGAGCTGGAGACCTCTCCTGGAGTGCTTGTCCTTCGGGTGCTGCTCAAGGTGTTTCCTGAGCTTAACCGCCTTCCTGATGAGAGCCATGAGGTCCTCGGGAATCTCGGGCGCTAGGCCGTTCTCCTCGAGTATCTTGGTTATCTTCTTGCCGGTGACGAGCTTGACGCTCGGAATGCCGTACTGGTCGCGGAGAATGGTTCCTATCATAGCAGCGCTGTAGCCTTCCTTCCTGAGCTTGATAACGAGCCCCTCGACCTCCTCCGCCGTGTACTCGACCCAGGTCGGCGGAGCGGTCCTCGGTGGCCTCTTAGAACCAGACTTACCCCTCTTTCTCGCGTGTATCCTTGCCATACCATACACCTCCCGGTGACGGCCAGCTCCCGCCAGCCGCCCCTTCGCGTTGGGAATTGATGGGAGGTTTAAAAAGGTTTGCCCTCTTGACGTATCCCCGTCCACGCTTCTCGTATTCGATTAGCCACATTCTGATAGCCTCTGCTGGAGGATAACTTTCCTTCAGCTCTATAGCTCTCCGAAGTTTTTCTGATTTCCTCGTTGCCGTAAAACCAACGTTTTCATAAAAAGATACCACATCCCCAAAGCGTGAAATCCACAGGACGAACATATCAACGTTTGAGGTGTACACCTCTCCTCGAATCGTGAATTCGTGACCTTTAGAGTATAACTTTACCATCCGTGAACGAATCCCCAGTTCTTTAAGGAGTTTCTTGGCAAATTTCAGAACCTGAACGTCTGAGTTGACGACCCCGACTTTAACATCGAACGTTTTCCCGGCATTCACAGTTGGAAATCCCTCACTATCAAAGAACCCCCTGAGGAACTGCACCGGATACCTCTCCGACAGGGAGAACAGGGTCTCCTTTGAGCTGCTTAAAAGCTGAAACAATGTTTTGTTGCTCCCTTCAACATAGAACCTATCCACCCTGGTCGAATCACTTTCAAGACCCACAGTTGTTTTGACTCCCAACCGTTGAAGTGACTCAGCAAACGCATTAGCGAACTCTTCATCAATGACCTTAAGCTTGATGAGATACTTTCCATTGGATTTCCTGTGAATACTCCCATCGCCCAGATAAACTCCGATTACATAGGAAAGTTCCGGTGAAGGTTCTGTCACGATGCGTTTAATCCGGTTGAACGGGTCGTGTGTGCCCTTGCACCAGCGGATCACTGTTGCCTTTGAAAGTCTGAGCCGGTACTCATCGGCTATGATATCGACGATTTTGCCATAGGAACATCCCAAAGAACGCAGGAGCTTTACCCTCTCAACAACCTCGTGAAGTTCATTTACATCCAGATCTTTAATTTTTCTCATGACTATCGATTAACGTAACACGTGCAACAATAAAAAGTTTACTCCATCGCCGAGCATACACACAGTCACTACTGTACAAACAAAGACACCAACGCACAGAAATGAACATGGTAGCGGGGGGAGGATTTGAACCTCCGACCTCCGGGTTATGAGCCCGGCGGGCACTCCTAGCTGCCCCACCCCGCTGCTTGACCCGTTAGTTAGTCATCGGGAGTGGGTTTATAAATTTTTCGGAGCGGGCTTTATATTTGGAGACACCCTTAATTCCCCGGTGGTGCTATGTACCTGACGAAAGAGGAGGAGCTGGTTCTGGCGGGGGAGTACGGCTACGCCCTCCAGAAGGCCATGGAGATACTGGTCGCCCTCGGCGAAATTTACGGCGCCGACAGGCTCATTCCGATAAAGAGCGCTCAGATCGCGGGCGTTTCCTACAAGAACATAGGCGACGCCGGAATGGAGTTCCTGAGGGACTTCGCCGACGCCGGCGCAAAGGTCAGCGTTTACACAACGCTGAACCCGGCAGGAATAGGCGACGACGAGTTCATGGAGAAGCAGAGGGAAGTTCTTGAGCTTTACAGGGCAATGGGAATAGAGACCACCTCAACCTGTACGCCCTACTACGGGGCGAACCTGCCGAAGTTCGGCGACCACCTTGCCTGGAGCGAGAGTTCAGCTGTGAGCTTCGCGAACTCCATCGTAGGCGCGAGAACCAACCGCGAGGGTGGGCCCTCGAGCTTAGCGGCAGCGATAGTTGGAAAGACTCCCAACTACGGCCTCCACCTCGACGAGAACAGAAAGGCGACGGTGGTAGTTGAGGTTGAGGCGAAGGTGAGGACGTTCGTTGATTACTCGGCCCTGGGCTACCACCTCGGGAAGACCCTTGGCAATGACGTACCCTACCTCCGGGGGATCCAGCCCGAAAGGGTCGAGTTCCTGAAAGAGCTCGGCGCGGCGATGGCGGCGAGCGGGAGCGTGGCGCTCTACCACGTCGAGGGCGAGACTCCGGAGTACCGCGATGCCGTAACGGATAAACTTGAGACAATAACCGTTGAGGAAAGCGACGTAAAAGCCGTTAGGGAAGCTTTCTCCGATGACTGGGGAGACATTGACATAATCCTCGTCGGCTGTCCCCACGCTTCCCTGGCGGAGATTAAGGAGATAGCCGAGCTCCTGAAAATGCGTGGCAGACCCCTGAAGATACCCCTCTTCATCACTGCGAGCAGGGCCGTTAAGGCCCTCGCAGATTCGCTCGGCTACACCGAGACGATAGAGCGCTACAACGGAAGAATCATAGCGGATTCCTGCCTCGTCGTCTCGCCGATTAAGGGGTGGTACCGCGGCATAGCGACCAACAGCGGGAAGAGTGCCTTCTACTTCCGCTCCTTCGGCTTTAAGGTGAGGCTCGACGACGCCGAGAAGCTCATAAAGGAAGCGCCGTGAGGTGGGAGAATGAAGATGAAGGGGAGGAAAATCGTCGGGGGAAAGGCGGAGGGAGAGCTCATCGTGTCGCAAAAGCCCCTCTCGTTCCTCGGTGGCGTCGATCCAGAGACCGGAATCGTTACAGACGCCGAGAGCGACATAAGGGGCCAGAGCATAGCGGGGAAGATACTCGCCTTTCCGCGCGGCAAGGGCTCGACCGTCGGTTCCTATGTGATCTACGCCCTCAAGAAAAACGGAAAGGCACCGAAGGCCATAATAGTCGGCGAGGCCGAGACGATAGTCGCCACCGGCGCGATAATAGCTGGCATTCCAATGGTGGACGGGATAGACGTTTCTAAACTGAGGAGCGGTGACAGGGTCAGAGTTGATGCTGACTCCGGCGAGGTCGAGGTGGAGGACTAACTCCGGCTTCTTTTCTCTTATCAACCCAAGCGAAATTCGCAAACCTTTTGAGGTTTGACACTGAACATTCTTTGGTGATAGCGTGAGCGAGAGCGTTCAAGTCATTATCAATCGCATAGAGAAAATCGAGAGAGAACTAGAAGAACTCAAGCTCGAACTACTGAAACTCCAGGTGGAGAAAGAGGGGGCTGAGGTTATTCCGGAGGACGAGTACCAGGAACTCAAAAGGCGCGCTGACTACCTGAAGAACAACCCCGACGAGGGACTAAGCGCAGATGAGGCAATTCGTGAACTTCTAAGTTAGGTGGGAGTCAGTGGTATACGTCCAAAGTCAAATGAATAGAATAACTTTTTAACCCCACTCCCCATTTTAAGCTTGGAGGCAGAAAATGCCCGGAGGAATCTACGAGTGCACCGTCTGCGGCCACAGGGAGGTTCTCGATTCGAACGAACCCGTCATAGAGAACTCCTGCCCGGTCTGCGGCGGCGACATGATTTTAGTGGGCTTTCGGGTGGAGCCCAGGGAAACGGAAGAAGTTTCTGGAAAGGAAGACACAGAAGCGGAGACCGCCGCTCCGGTTCTCCCCCTCGCCGTCGAGGAGAAGCTGAGAGCCTTTTACGTCCTTGAGCCGGCCGGCGTTGAGGGGAACGTCTTCGTCTTCGAGGTCAGGGAGATACTCGAGACGGACTTTGAGAGGGTTTTGGCGGAACTCGAGGAGCTTGGCTACTGGGCGGCCCTCAAGAGACGTGGCGAAAAAGTTCTTCTCTACGTCTTCCCCGCGGGGGAGATCGGGGAAGACAACCGCTGGCTCCCCTGGGTGTTCCTGATAGCGACGATTTTCACGACGTTTTTAGCCGGTTACTGGCTGTCACTAAGCTACATATCCCTGCTCAACGAGTACAACCTCCCGGGGATAAGGAACCCCTACATCAATGCCCTGGCCTTTTCGATAAGCGTGATGGGGATACTGGGAACCCACGAGCTGGGCCACAAGATAGCGGCCGCTTACCACGGAGTGAGGGCAACGATGCCCTACTTCATTCCCTTCCCCAGCATGCTGGGCACTATGGGGGCGGTGATAAGGGTGAAGTCTCCCCTCCCGACGAGGAACGCGGCCATCGACCTGGGCGTCAGCGGACCGATAGCGGGCTTCCTCGTGGCGGTCCCGGTGAGCATAATTGGGCTGAAGCTCTCGGTACCGCTCCCCGTAGACGCGATCCAGCCTATGGAAGGGGGAATAACCTTCGGCGAGAACCTGCTGTTTTTGCTCATAGAGAAGTACTTCCTCCGCTTGCCGGAGGACGTCGTCGTCTTCCTCCACCCCGTTGCTATAGCCGGCTGGGTTGGGATACTCGTTACGTTCCTCAACCTCATTCCCGCGGCACAGCTCGACGGGGGACACATAGCGAGAGCCTTCCTGAGCGAGAGGGCGCACCGCTACATGACCTCGGTCATAGGGCTCGTCCTCATAGGAATGAGCTTTCTCTGGGTTGGGTGGCTCATATGGGGGGTTCTGGTGCTGCTGATGGGGGCGATGGGTAACCCCGGGGCGCTCGACGAGGTGTCTCCAATCTCGAAAAAAAGAATCCTTCTGGCGGTTATAGCGGTGTTGCTCTTCGTGCTCTCCGCCACGCCCGCACCGATAAGCGCGACTGGCTGAGCTACCCCTTCTTTCTCGTTCCCTCCTTGTCCTTCAGTATCTGCTCGATGTCATAGTAAATGGAGTCCCTCGAAACGCCGAACATTCTGGCTATCTCCGATATGTTCAGAACGCGTGGATTGTAGTTGAAGTTCTCGAGTATCTTGGCCAGGAGTTCGCGGCGTTCCTTTATGGTGAACTCGCTGAGGGGCTTTTCCTCAGGTGGAGCGTTGTAAACGACCACGACGACGGCGTAGGTCCTCCTCGTCACGGGGGTGGTGTAGGTGCCGACCTCGAAGTCCACAACCTTGGCATTCTTCGGAAGAATGCGGTTGATCTTTTCCATAGTTTTGGTTATGGCGTCCTCCTTGTTCTTCCCATGGGCGTAATCTGCGATTATACCCTTTTTCATGTTACCGTGGTCGTCCAGCAACAATACGACTGTCAGGTTCATAAAAGCACCGAACGTTAGGTTAATCTTGGAGGACACTATGGACCCGTGCAGTGGGGACAACAGTTTTCTTGACTTTGATACCACGTTCTTTATACAATCTTCAATGCTCGATGACTCACATTGAACGCTTACCAACTCCACAGAACCACCCCTGGGGTTTCCGCAGTATTGGGGGGCTTCCCCTTAAATTTGGGCAGAAAGCTATATAAGCTTTTTCGGTGGATATTGGTATGAAGTAATCCTTTGGAGGTGGATAACATGAAGAGGAAGGCTCAGGGTGCCATCGAGTACCTGTTTATGATTGCGGCTGCGCTGGTTATAGTCCTCATAGTCTGGAGGCAGATCAGCGGCAGGGGTAGCAGTGCCAGTGAGATTGCCGACACTGCGGAGGACAAGATAAGCTCGGAGCTCCAGCAGGAGATTGACTCCGGCTCCAACGGCTGAAGTCTCCACCCCAGCTCCTTTTTCTTTTGGAGGACTGCCAATGATGAGGCGTGCCCAGGCATCTTTGGAGTACATGTTTATGATAGTAATCGCCATTGTTATGATAGTTCTTGCGATCAGGAGGTTCTTCGATCCCCGTTTTGGAACCATAAGAAGAACCGGGACGCTCCAGCAGACCTACGAGAGCATGATATCAAATGAGATGGAGGATAAAATCAACGACTAATCCTCTAAAATCACCTCAATCTCGGTACCGGGGTCTAATATGATCGTCCCGCCCCTTTTCTGGTGAATACCTTCTGCAGATATCCTAAATCTATGATGTCCGGAGTAAACGATCACCTCGCCGTACCTTTTCTCGGGATCCAGCAGATTTCCACGTGTATCCGTCGCAACTCCTTCGTATTCAAGCACGAGTTTTGTCGTGGTGTTGGGGGAGGACAGCAACAGGCCTCTCGAAACGCTCCTCACGGTGAGTTCGATGTACTCTCCGGGGTTTTCGGAGTACAGGCGAACTGAGAACACTCCAGGAGTGATCCGTGTTATCCATGCTCTGCTGGAAAGGGAGACGTTGTCCCCTAGCCCGTAAATACTCATCACGGCACTTCCATTGTCATCGAGGATAACGATCCTCCCGTTTTCCGAGATTACTGTGGGGCTTCTTGGAGGGATACGCAGGCTGAATATCGATAAGACGTCCCCAGTTGAATACGACTCAGAGAATAGGAGCTCACCATTCGTTACGATCAAAGCCTTAAGCCGGCTGTAAATCTCTCCAAGATGTCCTCCAGAGCGTATGGCCCCTTCGGCCCACGTGCTAAAAACAACGCAGTCTGAGGACACCTTTACCTGCTTGAAAAACTCCTCAACGGGTGTTCCATTCACGTACAGAACACCAAATGAGTCCACCAGCAGGGGATTCGTCTCAGCGTTAAAGTAGTAAGTGTTCATTGGATTGACGGAGTACATCGAGCCGCAGGAAGAGCTGGTTTTCATGTAGGAGATCGCATCGGACCTGAGTTCTCCGGAGTGAACTGCCCAGGGAATGCCCAGCTCCCCCGAGGGTGCGTTTATAACGAGCCCCCCCACAATCATAATCAGCGACACCAGAGAGACTGCACCGACGATTACCCACTCCTTCCAGAAAACCCTGTATCCAGCCAAACGCTCCCCAGCGAACAGGTAGAAGGTAAGAAGCAGGGGTAAGATAAACCTGGTGATCGGTCTGACGGGAAACACAAGGAGGTACATGGCCACGTTCATAACGAATAAAACCGCGAGATCCACTGGGAGGGGCTTTTCATTCGAGAATCCTCTAAACCTGAAGAGTATGAGGGCAAAGATCAACAGGAAAGCGGGGACAAAGACGTACGCCGTTTCCTGATGGTTGCTTCCAACCGTAGACAACACTCTGTTAATTAGCTCGTAGAGCCCCATGAACGAGCCGTATCTACCTCCCTGCATGAGGTAGGTTTGGTAGAAATAATCCCCTGAGATTAGATAGCCCAGGGCACCCTCAACAATAACTTTCGGAATCAGAACTGCAAGGGCCATGCAAATCAGCAGGCGCAGCTGAGAGATTGCCGAACGAAAGATATGTACGAGCTTCTCAAAGTACTCAACTCTGAAAAGATACACGACCAAGATCGCCCACATAAGGAAGATGAAGACACCCACGTACTTGTGACCCACCAGAACAACCGGGTGAATCCCCAAGACAACGATTATGTCCTTTGTTATCGAAGAGGGCCAGGCCATTCTAAGGGACACGAAAAGGGCTATCAAGAAACTGTAAACTGCAGCGATAACCAGTCCCTGCCTCCACGATAGGACAAGGCTCACCGCAGACTGGAAATGCATTTTGGAGGTCTCGTCCAGGTTCAAAGCGAGAAAGGTAATATACAGGGCCACGACGAAGGGCAGTATCGTGAACTTGGCCGTACTGCCCAGTCCCGCGAGGAAAAGGGAGACGTACATATCCCACCGGGATTTAGTCCTCGTGTATCTGACAAAATAGTAGAGAGACGCAATTACAAAGAACTCAATCAGGGTATCGTGGAGAACCAGCTGATTTATCCTGAACACCGTTGGATCTACGAGCAAGAGGGCGGAGTACAGAACGGCGAGCCTGATTCCCCCAAGGAGTTTACCAGTACGGTACGCCAAAACAACTGCCAATCCTCCCAGAAACACAGACAGAAGCCTGCCGGACACGTAGCTGTCCCCAAATACCCTCAACCAGCCGGCGAGAAGATAGTAGTAAAGCGGAGGGTGAACGGCAAAGATATCCCTGTAAGGGAGGTAACCGCTGTTGATGAGCCTCGCCATCAGCAGGTATGTTCCCTCGTCGTAGTCCACGTACTCGTTCATCTGGAACAGGAGAGTAACCCGCGTAAGGATATATACCAGCAGAATGAGCCCAGGAATCAATCTTTCAAGAGCCTCCCTCTTCATTGAATCCCCTCCAGCACCCGCTGAAGATTCTCAACCTCCCGTGTTCCAATGAGGTCATTCCTGACCCAGATTTCAACTCCGTCCCTCTTATATATCACCGTGTATTCCGAAAGAAGGTCCTCCACAAGAAAGTTGTAATCGGCGTAACTCAGAGTCCAGTCAAGGAGCACCAGGTCCGCTCTCGGCAGGGCCCTCCCGCAGTAGGACGCCCATATGACGTAGGTGTTTTCTCTGTTTGCCAGGTGGGGAAATATATCGTTCTGGGTTAATACGGAGAAATCGGTAGCCGCCAAAGCCCTGGTTACATCCATCAGCATTCTGTCGTGCCCCGTCACGGGGACGTAGTAATTGGCTGGGATCTCCAGGATTCCCGTAAGACCGTTCTCACCGGGAAGTACCGGGGACGTAACGGTGGAAACGAAGAGGCCAAGGGCCAACGCCATAACAACCGTTCTGCTCCTGCGATTGCCGGGCATCTCGGCAAGGGCGTACATGATTGCAATCATTGAGAGGGGGACGAGCATATACGGATACTGAAATCCCACCCGGTAGAGATTTTTCTCGCACGATAGTAAAATCTCGGCCCAGGGAAGAGCGGTTAGCAGGAGGGAATACTTCGGCTTAAGAAACGTTAGCATTCCAAGCGTGGCGCTCGCCACAAGGAAGTAAACCGCCTTCATCGGTATGTTGCAACCGTCAAGAAGACCTCCATAGAAGGACGCCAAGTGAGACGAATCCACCACAACCCACCCCAGAAGAATCCATGCGGTCCCCACTGCAATAAAAACAAGGGACGTTCTTTCCAGTTCGTCAAGGGTTCCGGATTTCAATGCCCTGATGATTGAAACATACGTAGAGGGGCTGAATATCTCCCGATTCTTGAGGAGGTAGAAAAGCCCCAGCGAAATGACCGCAATGCCCGCATCTTCTCTCGCGCTAAGAATACCCAAAGCGGACAAAAGCGCAAGGCCATATCTCTTCTGCTCAATCATCAGCGCGGCCAGGAAGATGAAGGGCATTGCGAAGGGTACGG
This Thermococcus cleftensis DNA region includes the following protein-coding sequences:
- a CDS encoding DHHA1 domain-containing protein, with the protein product MDRGPFLERAREGAELIKMHIELGHTIRLISHRDADGITAGAILAKAVAREGGSFQLSIVKQLSEELIKELASERHRIYVFSDLGSGSIELIEKHLDFATVVVADHHPPEKSEFSTESHVLVNPVPFGANSVRDLSGSGVAYFVAREMNEKNRDLAYIAIVGAVGDMQEIDGTFHGLNLEILEDGKKLGILEVRKELRLFGRESRPLYQMLAYSTNPEIPGITGDERNAIEWLRARGFDPEMRYWQLREEEKRKLHDALVIHLIKHGAPKETIDRLIGDVVISPLYPEGDPRHEAREFATLLNATGRLNAGTLGVAICLGDEDAYRKARKMLDDYKREQIEARKFIIQNWGMADEGEHAYVFYAGRNIRDTLVGIAANIAINAGLADPEKPVVVLADSDEDENLVKGSARTTEKALAKGYHLGEALKEVAEKLGGEGGGHAIAAGIRFPKGRIDEFIRLFNEALARQVGEGKGSED
- a CDS encoding 30S ribosomal protein S15, with translation MARIHARKRGKSGSKRPPRTAPPTWVEYTAEEVEGLVIKLRKEGYSAAMIGTILRDQYGIPSVKLVTGKKITKILEENGLAPEIPEDLMALIRKAVKLRKHLEQHPKDKHSRRGLQLTESKIRRLVKYYRRTGKLPAKWRYDPEQAKLLVR
- a CDS encoding LAGLIDADG family homing endonuclease; its protein translation is MRKIKDLDVNELHEVVERVKLLRSLGCSYGKIVDIIADEYRLRLSKATVIRWCKGTHDPFNRIKRIVTEPSPELSYVIGVYLGDGSIHRKSNGKYLIKLKVIDEEFANAFAESLQRLGVKTTVGLESDSTRVDRFYVEGSNKTLFQLLSSSKETLFSLSERYPVQFLRGFFDSEGFPTVNAGKTFDVKVGVVNSDVQVLKFAKKLLKELGIRSRMVKLYSKGHEFTIRGEVYTSNVDMFVLWISRFGDVVSFYENVGFTATRKSEKLRRAIELKESYPPAEAIRMWLIEYEKRGRGYVKRANLFKPPINSQREGAAGGSWPSPGGVWYGKDTREKEG
- a CDS encoding aconitase X catalytic domain-containing protein, with translation MYLTKEEELVLAGEYGYALQKAMEILVALGEIYGADRLIPIKSAQIAGVSYKNIGDAGMEFLRDFADAGAKVSVYTTLNPAGIGDDEFMEKQREVLELYRAMGIETTSTCTPYYGANLPKFGDHLAWSESSAVSFANSIVGARTNREGGPSSLAAAIVGKTPNYGLHLDENRKATVVVEVEAKVRTFVDYSALGYHLGKTLGNDVPYLRGIQPERVEFLKELGAAMAASGSVALYHVEGETPEYRDAVTDKLETITVEESDVKAVREAFSDDWGDIDIILVGCPHASLAEIKEIAELLKMRGRPLKIPLFITASRAVKALADSLGYTETIERYNGRIIADSCLVVSPIKGWYRGIATNSGKSAFYFRSFGFKVRLDDAEKLIKEAP
- a CDS encoding DUF126 domain-containing protein, with the protein product MKMKGRKIVGGKAEGELIVSQKPLSFLGGVDPETGIVTDAESDIRGQSIAGKILAFPRGKGSTVGSYVIYALKKNGKAPKAIIVGEAETIVATGAIIAGIPMVDGIDVSKLRSGDRVRVDADSGEVEVED
- a CDS encoding site-2 protease family protein, with the protein product MPGGIYECTVCGHREVLDSNEPVIENSCPVCGGDMILVGFRVEPRETEEVSGKEDTEAETAAPVLPLAVEEKLRAFYVLEPAGVEGNVFVFEVREILETDFERVLAELEELGYWAALKRRGEKVLLYVFPAGEIGEDNRWLPWVFLIATIFTTFLAGYWLSLSYISLLNEYNLPGIRNPYINALAFSISVMGILGTHELGHKIAAAYHGVRATMPYFIPFPSMLGTMGAVIRVKSPLPTRNAAIDLGVSGPIAGFLVAVPVSIIGLKLSVPLPVDAIQPMEGGITFGENLLFLLIEKYFLRLPEDVVVFLHPVAIAGWVGILVTFLNLIPAAQLDGGHIARAFLSERAHRYMTSVIGLVLIGMSFLWVGWLIWGVLVLLMGAMGNPGALDEVSPISKKRILLAVIAVLLFVLSATPAPISATG
- a CDS encoding helix-turn-helix domain-containing protein; protein product: MNLTVVLLLDDHGNMKKGIIADYAHGKNKEDAITKTMEKINRILPKNAKVVDFEVGTYTTPVTRRTYAVVVVVYNAPPEEKPLSEFTIKERRELLAKILENFNYNPRVLNISEIARMFGVSRDSIYYDIEQILKDKEGTRKKG
- a CDS encoding class III signal peptide-containing protein; amino-acid sequence: MKRKAQGAIEYLFMIAAALVIVLIVWRQISGRGSSASEIADTAEDKISSELQQEIDSGSNG
- a CDS encoding class III signal peptide-containing protein, with translation MMRRAQASLEYMFMIVIAIVMIVLAIRRFFDPRFGTIRRTGTLQQTYESMISNEMEDKIND
- a CDS encoding glycosyltransferase family 39 protein, coding for MKREALERLIPGLILLVYILTRVTLLFQMNEYVDYDEGTYLLMARLINSGYLPYRDIFAVHPPLYYYLLAGWLRVFGDSYVSGRLLSVFLGGLAVVLAYRTGKLLGGIRLAVLYSALLLVDPTVFRINQLVLHDTLIEFFVIASLYYFVRYTRTKSRWDMYVSLFLAGLGSTAKFTILPFVVALYITFLALNLDETSKMHFQSAVSLVLSWRQGLVIAAVYSFLIALFVSLRMAWPSSITKDIIVVLGIHPVVLVGHKYVGVFIFLMWAILVVYLFRVEYFEKLVHIFRSAISQLRLLICMALAVLIPKVIVEGALGYLISGDYFYQTYLMQGGRYGSFMGLYELINRVLSTVGSNHQETAYVFVPAFLLIFALILFRFRGFSNEKPLPVDLAVLFVMNVAMYLLVFPVRPITRFILPLLLTFYLFAGERLAGYRVFWKEWVIVGAVSLVSLIMIVGGLVINAPSGELGIPWAVHSGELRSDAISYMKTSSSCGSMYSVNPMNTYYFNAETNPLLVDSFGVLYVNGTPVEEFFKQVKVSSDCVVFSTWAEGAIRSGGHLGEIYSRLKALIVTNGELLFSESYSTGDVLSIFSLRIPPRSPTVISENGRIVILDDNGSAVMSIYGLGDNVSLSSRAWITRITPGVFSVRLYSENPGEYIELTVRSVSRGLLLSSPNTTTKLVLEYEGVATDTRGNLLDPEKRYGEVIVYSGHHRFRISAEGIHQKRGGTIILDPGTEIEVILED
- a CDS encoding DUF2079 domain-containing protein translates to MQKRRSSYFLWVTMVTYSAAMVLISFNRHYTFRTNAFDMGIFMQSLWSTVHGDFMYNTVEWFVFCAPNHFRIHLSPVLAVLAPLYGLLPHAETLLVIQTVVISLSAYLLYLLAGRIIGESKIALALVVMYLGNSLVQGINSYDFHAVPFAMPFIFLAALMIEQKRYGLALLSALGILSAREDAGIAVISLGLFYLLKNREIFSPSTYVSIIRALKSGTLDELERTSLVFIAVGTAWILLGWVVVDSSHLASFYGGLLDGCNIPMKAVYFLVASATLGMLTFLKPKYSLLLTALPWAEILLSCEKNLYRVGFQYPYMLVPLSMIAIMYALAEMPGNRRSRTVVMALALGLFVSTVTSPVLPGENGLTGILEIPANYYVPVTGHDRMLMDVTRALAATDFSVLTQNDIFPHLANRENTYVIWASYCGRALPRADLVLLDWTLSYADYNFLVEDLLSEYTVIYKRDGVEIWVRNDLIGTREVENLQRVLEGIQ